One segment of Trachemys scripta elegans isolate TJP31775 chromosome 1, CAS_Tse_1.0, whole genome shotgun sequence DNA contains the following:
- the LOC117871455 gene encoding dystroglycan-like, with protein MDALRIHIGTDDRLLVSGSHLPLERRVLPTLLLLALVSLSGIMPAAVAKESNNKCEEIQILRGIPDTIAFMGKVFYYPVPPFAFQGKITQYKITLANGADLPKWLEFNPNTSTLQGLPVNEENGDYHLNVAAHEDGCVQKTPRANVNFTLRVQDSILIPEKKTGLSHTPKRNIISSERCTRDSSLTSAEIIIHAAAELLDVQQRLSLVCTMAEYLHLDPTSLALNPYQGLIHRRGRNLTILAEDIRHVSFMESHYIGLYWPVGCGVFAMLYELIQVLRHNVDSHHLSQLLGYEIAGWRIIKREGFERKRSGRQRRQLMVTPTPTLKMTEIMAKPTGEEVFTTLPPNSLVYLHTDTVVSPIQTWFSFHKASTAVTSYIDLIPLFVTSQVSLEALEMGPSQNFLSKRPMSRTIFQDLSAFAFPELSPSLIITATSLSTEFKGLQNTVSSMPLFLEQPQSHVQELDAFLQSGKSEPSRHHFLSVLSFDITEPTGKGQFSRPIYTLMTETHYEWPLISPEVSLVKTAPQTHSPEEILMTSVYSRQEDGIFGYPHFPEFGIPSSAIISPEKLSSTSILTSGQLTTLFGFTPPIDDMFLLLSGGSHLSQELFNGYEYMSNSFMTIPQTDRLPFTEEETSVPSIIHMDTLIWDRESNLSYVTSILDSSILSSTFPSDAGPSHETSLTAQSYPDNAPLLTLPTDFAGFDSSELSRPTKIFTSYDSSKLRTQNHFPSALPSGTKDLNSDKSLGTRMILPNVTVFTLELTKMSTIPSYTAEISVRTIFNATSHLYNNAQELVQMSSSLVYQDTSSLPFSTYESLQSTHVAWVRPLFSVSQVPQDITPGNIHNYFGKHKHNKLQSLPNAEWFLPSNVSHSQKLEHSFLVLQDLSASLHFPEFRHLLPTSSCSTMEFKISCPSDLISDSSPCRVSSICTAVPLEDKAGGQTNTFPKVVNSIKFITATIGCKFHFSVPADTFYDQEDGNSTQLTLGINPVDGSPSGPESWLQFNASLQAMYGYPLSIDFQYSPQEFVLSATDSGGLTVWEPLIIELLRPTNIPCHIYTIRMKNSYHSFLRERERVGLFLDKLFKYLNSSSLKSITLTALRPGSTVISWYNRSLCTSTNRSLSLCSRDEIQEVLNKLRVPDGNVSPYFAEAMLPEYKIDIVENVSYGGICLPTTKPFNGSLTLNSTFPTYNEESNSWIRNVLLISLCATIMVALIIVAHRCKYHKNILESRSMTFQGRPLFDYVDLEMDMLKPRKAPVLQREVSPSPHLWIPVPPSSQQQPCRPNVTFVASRLPQSLPPFQPPKYQLPPHYKVDITSRSDQGNIHRRDYPKSGLY; from the exons ATGGATGCCTTGAGGATACACATTGGTACTGATGACAGGCTTCTTGTCTCTGGGTCCCATCTGCCCCTGGAGAGGCGAGTTTTACCAACACTACTACTTCTTGCACTGGTATCTCTCTCAGGAATCATGCCTGCTGCGGTTGCCAAGGAATCAAACAACAAATGTGAGGAGATCCAGATCCTTCGAGGCATCCCAGACACAATAGCCTTTATGGGGAAAGTATTTTACTACCCAGTACCACCATTTGCCTTTCAGGGAAAGATAACCCAGTACAAG ATTACGTTGGCTAATGGTGCAGATTTGCCAAAATGGTTGGAGTTCAATCCTAACACAAGTACACTGCAAGGACTGCCAGTGAATGAGGAGAATGGAGACTACCACTTGAATGTAGCCGCCCATGAAGATGGGTGTGTTCAGAAAACACCAAGAGCCAATGTAAATTTTACCCTTCGTGTTCAGGACAGCATTCTGATCCCAGAAAAGAAGACTGGCTTAAGTCACACGCCCAAGCGCAATAT TATCAGTTCTGAAAGATGTACAAGGGACAGCTCTCTCACCTCTGCCGAGATCATCATCCATGCTGCGGCTGAATTGCTGGATGTTCAACAACGTCTCTCTCTGGTATGCACCATGGCAGAATATCTCCATCTGGATCCTACCTCATTGGCCCTAAATCCATATCAGGGTTTGATACACAGAAGAGGAAGGAACCTAACAATACTGGCTGAAGATATTAGACACGTCAGCTTCATGGAAAGCCATTACATAGGACTCTACTGGCCCGTTGGATGTGGAGTTTTTGCAATGCTCTATGAATTAATTCAAGTTCTAAGACACAATGTTGATTCACACCATCTCTCACAGCTCTTAGGATATGAAATTGCAGGCTGGAGAATAATTAAAAGAGAAGGATTTGAAAGAAAACGTTCAGGAAGACAACGCAGACAGTTAATGGTTACACCAACACCTACACTGAAAATGACTGAAATCATGGCGAAACCAACTGGAGAAGAGGTCTTCACTACTTTGCCACCAAATTCACTTGTTTACTTACACACAGACACTGTGGTATCACCTATTCAGACTTGGTTTTCCTTCCACAAAGCAAGCACAGCTGTCACCAGTTACATTGATCTCATTCCACTTTTTGTAACAAGCCAAGTGAGTTTAGAAGCCTTAGAAATGGGCCCATCACAGAACTTTCTGAGTAAAAGACCAATGTCTAGGACTATTTTTCAAGACCTTTCTGCTTTTGCTTTTCCTGAACTTTCACCTTCTTTGATAATTACAGCAACCTCTCTTTCAACAGAATTTAAGGGGCTGCAGAATACAGTTTCCAGTATGCCACTCTTCTTAGAGCAACCACAATCTCACGTGCAAGAGTTGGATGCATTCTTGCAGTCTGGCAAATCAGAGCCATCAAGGCATCATTTTCTATCTGTCCTTTCTTTTGACATCACTGAGCCAACTGGTAAAGGCCAATTTTCAAGACCCATTTACACTTTAATGACAGAAACACATTATGAATGGCCTCTAATCTCTCCAGAAGTATCTCTTGTTAAGACAGCACCTCAAACACATTCTCCAGAAGAAATATTAATGACATCGGTTTATAGCCGTCAGGAGGATGGCATCTTTGGTTATCCCCATTTTCCTGAATTTGGAATACCATCTAGTGCAATCATCTCTCCAGAAAAGCTGTCTTCAACATCCATATTGACTTCAGGACAACTGACTACGTTATTTGGTTTTACGCCTCCCATTGATGACATGTTTCTACTTTTGTCAGGTGGTAGCCATCTGAGTCAAGAGCTATTTAATGGCTATGAATACATGTCTAATTCTTTTATGACTatcccacagacagacagacttccATTTACTGAAGAAGAAACCTCAGTTCCTTCTATAATCCACATGGACACATTGATTTGGGATAGAGAATCCAACTTAAGCTATGTTACCTCAATATTGGATTCTTCTATTTTAAGTAGCACTTTCCCCAGTGATGCTGGACCTTCTCATGAAACAAGTCTGACAGCGCAGTCCTATCCTGATAATGCTCCATTGCTTACTCTGCCTACAGATTTTGCTGGCTTTGACAGCTCTGAGCTGTCCAGACCAACAAAGATATTTACTTCTTATGACAGCAGCAAGCTCAGAACACAAAATCATTTTCCAAGCGCTTTACCTAGTGGCACAAAGGATTTAAATTCAGACAAATCTCTTGGAACCAGAATGATTTTGCCAAACGTCACAGTGTTTACCCTGGAGTTGACTAAAATGTCAACCATCCCATCCTACACTGCAGAAATATCTGTGAGAACTATATTTAATGCTACTTCTCATCTGTACAACAATGCACAAG AGCTGGTACAGATGTCATCTTCATTGGTCTACCAAGATACAAGCAGCTTGCCATTCTCCACATATGAATCACTGCAATCTACACACGTTGCATGGGTTCGTCCTCTGTTTTCTGTGTCACAGGTGCCTCAGGACATAACTCCAGGTAATATACACAATTACTTTGGAAAGCACAAGCATAACAAACTTCAGTCTCTCCCAAATGCAGAGTGGTTCCTCCCTTCTAATGTCAGCCATAGTCAGAAGTTGGAACATAGTTTTCTAGTCTTGCAAGATCTCTCGGCCTCCCTGCACTTTCCAGAATTCAGACATCTCCTTCCTACTTCTTCATGCTCCACCATGGAATTTAAAATCTCTTGCCCCTCTGATCTAATCTCTGACTCTTCCCCatgcagggtctcctccatctgtacagcagTCCCGCTCGAGGACAAGGCTGGGG GTCAAACAAACACTTTCCCTAAAGTTGTTAACTCCATTAAATTCATAACAGCAACTATTGGATGCAAGTTCCATTTTTCAGTACCCGCTGACACATTTTATGATCAGGAAGATGGCAACTCAACTCAGTTGACCCTTGGAATAAACCCAGTCGACGGCTCACCATCAGGGCCAGAAAGCTGGCTTCAGTTTAATGCGTCTCTCCAAGCCATGTATGGCTATCCACTCAGTATTGATTTTCAATATTCACCTCAGGAGTTTGTACTATCTGCCACAGATTCAGGGGGTCTGACTGTTTGGGAACCTCTCATCATTGAGCTTTTGAGGCCCACCAACATTCCATGCCATATTTATACCATCAGAATGAAAAATAGTTACCACTcattcttgagagagagagaaagggttgGTTTATTCCTTGAcaagctttttaaatatttaaactccAGCAGTCTTAAGAGCATCACACTGACTGCCCTCAGACCTGGATCCACTGTAATCTCATGGTACAATAGGTCTCTGTGTACAAGCACCAACAGATCACTGAGCCTGTGCTCAAGAGATGAAATCCAGGAAGTGCTGAATAAACTAAGAGTACCTGATGGGAATGTCAGCCCATACTTTGCTGAGGCAATGTTGCCAGAATACAAAATTGACATAGTTGAGAATGTTTCATATGGAGGAATCTGCTTGCCCACTACAAAGCCATTTAATGGATCCTTGACTTTAAACAGTACCTTCCCTACATATAATGAAGAGAGCAATTCCTGGATTAGAAATGTCTTGCTAATTAGCTTATGTGCAACCATCATGGTGGCTCTGATAATTGTTGCCCACCGTTGTAAATATCACAAGAATATTCTTGAATCACGGTCTATGACTTTTCAGGGAAGACCCTTATTTGACTACGTTGACCTGGAAATGGACATGCTGAAACCCCGCAAAGCGCCTGTACTTCAACGGGAGGTTTCACCCTCGCCACATTTATGGATACCCGTGCCACCTTCTTCCCAACAGCAACCTTGCAGGCCCAATGTAACTTTTGTTGCCTCAAGACTGCCTCAGTCTCTACCGCCTTTCCAGCCTCCAAAATATCAACTCCCACCTCATTACAAAGTAGATATTACTAGCCGCAGTGATCAAGGCAATATTCACAGAAGAGATTACCCTAAATCTGGATTATACTAA